GGCTTGCGCCGCGATCCGCTTCGCGCGGGGACCGCGATTGCGGCGCGGCCTGGTCCTTGTGTTCACCAGTGGCGAGGAAACTGGCTGTATCGGCGCCCTCGCGTTCGCCAACGCGGCACGGCCATTGGTGCACCGGGCAAGCGCAATGCTCGTCGGTGAGCCGACCGCAAATCGCATCTCGACCGCCCATAAAGGCTGTGTCGCGGTGAAAGCACATACGACCGGGATCACGGCGCATTCGTCCATGCCTGAAAAAGGGGAAAACGCCATCTACGCTGCTGCACAGGCAGTCGCGAGGATCGCCGGGCACGTTCCCGCAGGCCGCGTCGATCCCTTGCTTGGCTGCGCAACCATCAACGTTGGAATGATTACGGGCGGCCTCAATTATAATTCCGTACCCGACGCTGCGGAATTCACCGTCGATGTGCGCACGGTGCCAGGAATGGACCACGACATGGTGCATGCCTCGCTGGCAGATCTGCTCGGAAACGCCGTACGGCTTGAACGCTTTGTCGATATGCCGCCGGTGGGAACAGCCGCCGATCATCGCTTCGTTGGTGTGCTTCGCGATATCGTTGCGGATGTTTTTGGATCCGACGCAAATCTGGAGCCGCTGCCGATCCCCTTCTTTTCAGATGCTTCCGTGTTCCAGCCGCTTTGGCGTTGCCCGACGATCATCATCGGGCCCGGTGAGCCCTCGCAGGCTCATCAGACCGATGAATGGTGCGAGGCAGAAGCAATCCCGATGGCGGTCGAGATCTATGCTCGGACGATCGCGGCGTGGTGCGACCATACCGATTGAACCAGCCCGCCTAGAAGATCCCGTTCGTGTGAGCCATGTCGGCCGGCACGTCCTGTATGACGTCCCAGTGCTCGACCATAAGCCCCTCTTCGAAACGGAAGATTTCCACGATCGCTTTGCCGCGCGGGTCGTCAGGACCGTAGGTATAGTGGCAATGCGCCCAGACATAGTCACCCTCCGCGATCAGACGCTTCACCTCGACCGCATAGCTTTGGAATTGCTGATCGAACTTTTCCACCAGGCTCATCAGGCCGTCAAAGCCATCAGGTACCACGGCGCTATGCTGGATATATTTGACCGGATTGATGTAGGTCGCCATCGCCGCCCGCTTTTCCGCCACTAATCGACCGGGCGTGAACGCTGCGTTCAACAAGGCAGTCACCTTCATTTTGTTCTCTTCGAGGTTCATGCGCCGGTCTCCACTGGCCGTGCGGCAACAAATTCGGCCGCGCTGCATGAGCGGATAACGCTCATCCGCCAGGTCTTTGCCATACAAAGGTGTGGTGAAATCTTGCGCCCGCGCCGGCAGTAGCGCTGGCTCGTCTATCGGGAAATGGCCATGATCAAGATCACCGTCTTATACCCCAGGGCCGCCGGCACCTGGTTCGATTTCGACTATTATCTCGAAAAGCATATGCCGCTGTCGATTGCGCGGCTCGGTTCGGCAATGGAGCGAATTACCGTCGAACGGGTCACCAGCCCCGGCGAGCCGTATCCCGAGCCAGGCTTTCACGCGGTCTGTTCATTCGTCTGCGCGTCGCGCGACAAGTTCGAAGCTGCATTCCTCCCGCACATGGCCGAATTGCAGGGCGACGCGCCACATTACACCAACAGCCAGCAGATCGTCCTGTTGAACGAAATCGAAATCGATTTCGCAGGACTGGAGGCGCAGGCGTGATGCGCGATTGTCATCAGTTCTATATCGGCGGCGCCTGGATCGATCCGGCGGACGGCGCGGATATTCTCTTCCCCGTCATCGACCCCGCGACCGAGCGGCCGATCGGAACTATCGCGTTAGGCGGTGAACTGGACGTCGATCGCGCAGTCCTTTCCGCAAGGACGGCACTGCCTGCATGGTCGGCAACCACTGTGCCGGAACGGCTTCAGACGCTCCACAAGCTGGTTGCCGAATTCAAGCGGCGCTACGACGATATCGCCGAAGCGATCACCCTCGAAATGGGCGCTCCGCCTCCGCTGGCTAAAGGCGCACAGACCGGCATCGGGCTGTCGCATCTTGGCGCCGCGATCGAAGCACTCGAGCATTACGCGTTCGACACGACGCGCGGCACGACCCGGATCGTGCGCGAGGCGATCGGTGTTTGCGGGTTCATCACGCCCTGGAACTGGCCGATCAACCAGATCGTCTGTAAAGTCGCGCCGGCGCTTGCCTGCGGGTGCACCATGGTGCTGAAGCCATCCGAGCTTGCGCCCTTTTCGGCAGTGATCTGGGCAGAAATCTGCGATGCGGCGGGCCTCCCACCCGGCGTGTTCAACCTGGTCAATGGCGACGGTCCGACGGTCGGCGCTGCGATCGCGCGCCACCCGGGCATCGACATGGTGTCTTTTACCGGGTCGACACGCGCCGGTATCGAAGTCGCGCGCGACGCCGCCGCAAGCGTCAAACGGGTCCATCAGGAACTCGGCGGAAAGTCGGCACACATTATCCTCGACGACGATCGCCTCGAAGAGGGCGTGCGCTGGGGTGTTCGCGGTGTGGCGCTCAACGCCGGACAGAATTGCAACGCGCCCACCCGCATGTTGGTGCCGCGAAACCGGCTCGATGAAGTGTTCCGGGTGGCGCGTGACGAGATCGCGAAGCTCAGCGTCGGCGGGCCCTCCGCGGATGTCGGCCCAGTCGTGAGCGACGCGCATTGGCAACGGATCCAGAGCCTCTTGAAAGCCGGTATCGAGGAAGGCGCGACGATTCTCGCCGGCGGTGTCGGTCGCCCCGCTGGCCTGGAAACAGGATACTTCGTTCGCCCCACGGTGTTTGGCGACGTCGAGAATAATATGTGCATTGCGCAGGAGGAAATTTTTGGCCCCGTCCTCGTCATCATCTCCTACGACAGCGTCGATGAAGCGGTCGCGATGGCGAATGACACGCCCTATGGACTCGCCGCTTATCTCCACGGCCGCAATACGGATGTGCTTCGATCGCTCGCGGCCCGCCTCCGCGCTGGCCAGATCAATCTAAACGGGTCCGATCCGGACTTTATGGCGCCGTTCGGCGGGTACAAGCAGTCCGGCAATGGGCGGGAATGGGGCCATCACGCCTTTGCCGAATTTCTCGAGACCAAGGCAATCCTCGGCTATCGTGCCGCTGGTTGAGAACACGGCAATCCTCCATACTTTCAGATGGCTGCGCGGCGCCTGCCTCGTTCCAGGGTCAGATCGAGAACCGGCATCAGTCAGACCGGAATCGTCAAATAATCTTGGGGAGGAATAATGACTTATCGCCATCGATTCTGGCTTCTCGGCGCCACTTCACTCATGATGACGCCTTACAGCGCGCGGGCGCAGGTCGCCCCTGTTGCAACACAGGACCCGGCCTCCGCCGACGTCGGCGACCAGCTCGAGGATATTGTCGTGACCGCGCAAAAGCGCCGGCAGAGCGTGAACGACGTCCCTATATCGATCACGGCCCTTGATGGCGGCCACCTCGCTGAGCAAGGCGTTCGTCGTTCTGAAGATCTCGCCCGTGTCGTCCCAGGCCTGTCCTTCACGGAAACACAATTCGACGCGCCGATCTTCACGCTTCGTGGCGTCGGCTATAATGAAAACAGCCTCGCAGCGAGCCCCACGGTCAGCGTCTATGTCGATGAAGTCCCTCTGCCCTTTCCCGTGATGACACGCGGTGGCACGCTCGACCTCGAGCGGGTCGAGGTCCTCAAAGGCCCGCAGGGAACCTTGTTCGGACAGAATTCCACCGGCGGAGCGATAAACTATGTCGCAGCCAAGCCGACCGCACAGTTTTTAGCGGGCGGCGAAGCGACCTTCGGTCGCTTCTCAACTTTCGATGCCAGCGCCTTTGTGAGCGGACCTCTGTCCGACACGGTGCGCGCGCGCGCATCGGTGAGCACGACGCAGGGCGGCGATTGGCAGCGGAGCACCACGCGCAACGACCGGCTCGGATCGCAAGATCTGCTCACTGGTCGCCTGCTGCTCGACTGGGCGCCATCAAGCGATGTGCGCTTTGAACTCAACATCAATGGCTGGCGCGACAAATCAGACAGCGCCGCGGCACAACTGGTCGGCCTTTTTTCGGCCAATGGCAGTCCGCTTCCAGCGTCGTTCACGAGTGCGCCGATCGTGCTCGATCCCCGGGCTGCGGACTGGACCCCCGGACTGCCGCTCGCGCGCGACAATGATTTCGTCCAGGCCTCGCTTCGCGCGGACTGGTCGCTGGGGAAGAACATCACGGTCACGTCAATCACGGCCTATGATCGCTTTCGGCGAAACAGCTTGCAGGATGCCGATGGCCTGCAGGCGACCGACCTTCATCTAAGGCTCGGCGGCCGCGTGCAGTCGTTCACTCAGGAGCTTCGGCTTGCCGGGACAGGAAGCCGGTTCAACTGGGTGGTTGGGGGTAACTACCAGAGGGACCGGGTTCACGACCTGCAACAGGTCTTCTTGGAAGATTCGCCGGCGTCGTTCATCGGGCCATTGCAGTTTCGCAGCATCATCAACGATGCCCAGAATGCCATCACAACCTGGGCCGGCTTCGCCAATGCCGAATATGAGATCGCCGACCGGCTGACGGTCCAGGCCGGCGCGCGCTATACGCGCTCGTCGATCGACTATCGCGCGTGCACGAAGGATACCGGCGCCGATGACATCGCCGCCATCATTCGGTTCGTACAGGGACTGGTTGGCGCTCCCATGACTGCCGCCGCTGGCCAGTGCGTCACATTGCAGCCCGATTTCTCGGCCGGAGATTTTGTCGACTCGCTGGATGAGGACAATCTGTCCTGGCGCGCCGGCGTCAATTTCAAGCCGAGCGCCGGCGCACTGGTCTATGCGAATGTCTCGCGAGGATACAAGGCGGGCAGCTTCCCAACGCTTTCCGCACAGTCTTCGACTCAGCTGGCGCCAGTGACTCAAGAAGCGTTGATGGCCTATGAGCTTGGCTTCAAGCTGCCGCTTGCCGGTAACAGGGTGCGCCTGAACGGTGCGGCGTTCTTCTATGATTATCGGGACAAGCAGCTTTCCGGCCGTATCCAGACCTTGTTCGGCCAGTTGCAGAACCTCGTCAATATCCCGCGCTCAATGGTCAAAGGGGCGGAATTGCAGCTCTCCTGGCTTCCGGTGCGCGGCCTCAATGTCAGCGCAGCCGGCACCTATCTTCAGACCCGAATCCGCCGCAACCCTGACGGCACCTCATTTCAGAATTTCGATCAGTTTGGTAGCGTGGTCTCGCTGAGCGGTAACGCTTTCCCATATTCACCCAAGTGGCAGCTCAGCGGCGATGCACAATATGACTGGCATGTATCGGGCCAGATCGACGCGTTCGTCGGCGCAGCGGCAAACTATCGGAGCGCCACCAAGGCCGCACTTGAAGACGATGCGCGGCTCGCCATCGACGCCTATACGCTGGTCGATGTACGCGCAGGCATCAAGGACGCCGACGACCGCTGGCGGTTGTCGATTTACGGACGCAACATATTTAATGCCTATTACTGGAACAACGTACTCCATATCCAGGATACAATCGTCCGCTATACAGGGCGCCCTGCGGAATATGGCGTCTCGGTCGGCTTCAAATTCTGATCCCCATGACGCGGCATGAAGGTCTCAGGCTACTCGCGGTCGCGGGTAGCCTGAGGGAGGCCTCGTCGAATCTCGTTCTGCTCGAAGCGGCAAGTTCGATGGCGCCGGCGGGTGTTCATATTGAACTGTTTCGCGGGATCGGAGACCTGCCGCATTTCAACGCCGATCTGGACGCGGATGGCCTCCTTCCCACCGCGGCACTAGCCTGGCGCGATCTTGTCGCGGGATGCGCAGGCATGATAATCTCCTGTCCAGAATA
This portion of the Sphingomonas sp. So64.6b genome encodes:
- a CDS encoding M20 family metallopeptidase, whose product is MHAISSVTSFSGFIMGNLRRHQRRDHPVPTDEDVRRPKVWCLGHPFERRFCRHGLRSKAVVDGENIVISAIELTRALLAFDTCNPPGLEAESGRYLAHLLEMNGFVVETQDFAPHRLNIIARLDGSDADAAPLVLTGHLDTVPLGAAPWSRDPFNGELSDGRLYGRGVSDMKAGVAAMACAAIRFARGPRLRRGLVLVFTSGEETGCIGALAFANAARPLVHRASAMLVGEPTANRISTAHKGCVAVKAHTTGITAHSSMPEKGENAIYAAAQAVARIAGHVPAGRVDPLLGCATINVGMITGGLNYNSVPDAAEFTVDVRTVPGMDHDMVHASLADLLGNAVRLERFVDMPPVGTAADHRFVGVLRDIVADVFGSDANLEPLPIPFFSDASVFQPLWRCPTIIIGPGEPSQAHQTDEWCEAEAIPMAVEIYARTIAAWCDHTD
- a CDS encoding ester cyclase; the encoded protein is MNLEENKMKVTALLNAAFTPGRLVAEKRAAMATYINPVKYIQHSAVVPDGFDGLMSLVEKFDQQFQSYAVEVKRLIAEGDYVWAHCHYTYGPDDPRGKAIVEIFRFEEGLMVEHWDVIQDVPADMAHTNGIF
- a CDS encoding EthD family reductase: MIKITVLYPRAAGTWFDFDYYLEKHMPLSIARLGSAMERITVERVTSPGEPYPEPGFHAVCSFVCASRDKFEAAFLPHMAELQGDAPHYTNSQQIVLLNEIEIDFAGLEAQA
- a CDS encoding aldehyde dehydrogenase family protein, whose product is MRDCHQFYIGGAWIDPADGADILFPVIDPATERPIGTIALGGELDVDRAVLSARTALPAWSATTVPERLQTLHKLVAEFKRRYDDIAEAITLEMGAPPPLAKGAQTGIGLSHLGAAIEALEHYAFDTTRGTTRIVREAIGVCGFITPWNWPINQIVCKVAPALACGCTMVLKPSELAPFSAVIWAEICDAAGLPPGVFNLVNGDGPTVGAAIARHPGIDMVSFTGSTRAGIEVARDAAASVKRVHQELGGKSAHIILDDDRLEEGVRWGVRGVALNAGQNCNAPTRMLVPRNRLDEVFRVARDEIAKLSVGGPSADVGPVVSDAHWQRIQSLLKAGIEEGATILAGGVGRPAGLETGYFVRPTVFGDVENNMCIAQEEIFGPVLVIISYDSVDEAVAMANDTPYGLAAYLHGRNTDVLRSLAARLRAGQINLNGSDPDFMAPFGGYKQSGNGREWGHHAFAEFLETKAILGYRAAG
- a CDS encoding TonB-dependent receptor → MTYRHRFWLLGATSLMMTPYSARAQVAPVATQDPASADVGDQLEDIVVTAQKRRQSVNDVPISITALDGGHLAEQGVRRSEDLARVVPGLSFTETQFDAPIFTLRGVGYNENSLAASPTVSVYVDEVPLPFPVMTRGGTLDLERVEVLKGPQGTLFGQNSTGGAINYVAAKPTAQFLAGGEATFGRFSTFDASAFVSGPLSDTVRARASVSTTQGGDWQRSTTRNDRLGSQDLLTGRLLLDWAPSSDVRFELNINGWRDKSDSAAAQLVGLFSANGSPLPASFTSAPIVLDPRAADWTPGLPLARDNDFVQASLRADWSLGKNITVTSITAYDRFRRNSLQDADGLQATDLHLRLGGRVQSFTQELRLAGTGSRFNWVVGGNYQRDRVHDLQQVFLEDSPASFIGPLQFRSIINDAQNAITTWAGFANAEYEIADRLTVQAGARYTRSSIDYRACTKDTGADDIAAIIRFVQGLVGAPMTAAAGQCVTLQPDFSAGDFVDSLDEDNLSWRAGVNFKPSAGALVYANVSRGYKAGSFPTLSAQSSTQLAPVTQEALMAYELGFKLPLAGNRVRLNGAAFFYDYRDKQLSGRIQTLFGQLQNLVNIPRSMVKGAELQLSWLPVRGLNVSAAGTYLQTRIRRNPDGTSFQNFDQFGSVVSLSGNAFPYSPKWQLSGDAQYDWHVSGQIDAFVGAAANYRSATKAALEDDARLAIDAYTLVDVRAGIKDADDRWRLSIYGRNIFNAYYWNNVLHIQDTIVRYTGRPAEYGVSVGFKF